In Desertibacillus haloalkaliphilus, a single genomic region encodes these proteins:
- a CDS encoding EAL domain-containing protein, with translation MNIRDLFSSRKFDDKGTKQTTDIDQNLLLVNEALNHYPDPVFTVAEQGSILSINQAFTRQFGYHLKDLKQTLQHYIASDDHEKFEYHWYKVFAKQPTTGTFTVIHHSGKRVDVEITLIPVMVDEEVEAVQAVAKDLSDLRTKESELLAVKRYLDEAEKVANIGSWDYDIKNDRGIWSTQIYEIFQIADPASVTPNVETLMSFIHPDDRQLVDQTIERSIDEIESKIFEHRIVRRDGQVREVLVRAEPITDENGQVVRLFGTIQDITEKKQIESTVKEQSGQLELITNNLDVGIWSYDVISEKLTVTSKGMERIFATDADTLKSKDKGWTIYVHPDDSGKVDANVKKMLEGQSIRHQYRIINAKNEEKWIDNQSNPVFDDDGNVIRLDGVVSDITKQKSTELLLDYLAHYDQLTKLPNRQTFIEKLDEWMASGQKRFAVLHLNLERFKFINDTLGYEVGDQLLTLISNRLNKTVEQKAFLARIGGDEFALGLPNIKSTEETFELAKSIINTIEKPLFVEDYELYVTTSIGISFYPIDGKDAQSLFKNASIALHKAKEDGTSAWNVFSPVLNIESFKQYSLEKDLRKAFMNDEFFLEYQPKVDPKTEVIKGAEALIRWEHPEWGQVSPAEFLPLAEESGLNTRMSDWVFEQVCQQINIWEKQGYELVPISINVSPNRLLMPGFVSDVFAVIKNTGIDPKWIELEITEETIIKNIETAKSVVKELKEAGIKLSLDDFCSGYSSLSYLNELDIDSFKFDKSFIANLTEDNKKTRGIIKSLLVLADELELTVVAEGVETNEQLTFLRQRECPLIQGYIYSKSVPAARFAPMLKNKILKATSALAAKTQIENRRKFYRINFTNPLASTMTIVQFKGNNVQLGKSRSLIEDMSLGGLRFTAEINLPVRSDVILEFTTKILGEEISVRGFIVWKQEAHEDLFQYGLQFITTEKERDKLAPLFNKLTLDLKKNPLHPDCDFIHEGRMSYFKREE, from the coding sequence ATGAACATACGAGATTTATTTTCAAGTAGAAAGTTTGATGATAAAGGTACTAAGCAAACGACGGATATAGACCAAAACCTTCTTTTGGTGAACGAAGCACTTAACCACTATCCTGATCCTGTTTTCACAGTCGCAGAACAAGGGTCGATTCTCTCGATCAATCAGGCTTTTACTAGGCAGTTTGGCTACCATTTAAAGGATTTAAAGCAGACGCTACAGCATTATATTGCATCTGATGACCATGAGAAATTTGAATACCATTGGTACAAAGTATTCGCCAAGCAGCCGACAACTGGAACATTTACGGTAATACACCATTCTGGGAAAAGAGTCGATGTCGAGATTACGCTTATTCCGGTCATGGTTGATGAGGAAGTCGAGGCTGTCCAGGCTGTTGCAAAAGACCTCTCAGACCTACGAACGAAGGAAAGTGAACTTCTCGCTGTCAAACGCTATTTAGATGAGGCAGAGAAGGTAGCAAACATCGGTAGCTGGGATTACGATATAAAAAATGACCGAGGTATCTGGTCGACGCAAATCTATGAAATCTTTCAGATCGCTGATCCAGCAAGCGTAACGCCTAACGTAGAAACGCTTATGTCGTTTATACATCCAGATGACCGCCAGTTGGTTGACCAAACCATTGAACGATCGATAGATGAGATAGAAAGTAAAATATTTGAACATCGAATCGTTCGGCGCGATGGACAAGTGAGAGAAGTCCTCGTTCGCGCTGAGCCAATTACCGATGAAAATGGACAAGTTGTACGTCTGTTTGGGACGATTCAAGATATTACTGAAAAGAAACAAATCGAATCAACAGTGAAAGAACAATCGGGCCAATTAGAGCTGATCACGAACAACCTAGACGTTGGGATATGGTCATATGACGTGATCAGTGAAAAGTTAACGGTCACTTCAAAAGGGATGGAAAGAATCTTTGCGACAGATGCTGATACGCTAAAGAGTAAGGACAAAGGCTGGACCATATATGTTCATCCGGACGATAGTGGAAAAGTAGATGCAAATGTGAAAAAGATGCTAGAAGGCCAAAGCATTCGCCATCAGTACCGAATTATTAACGCTAAAAATGAGGAAAAATGGATCGATAATCAAAGCAATCCTGTCTTTGACGATGACGGCAATGTCATCCGTTTAGATGGCGTTGTATCCGATATTACGAAGCAAAAGTCAACCGAATTGTTGCTTGATTACCTAGCACACTATGATCAACTGACGAAATTGCCGAACCGACAAACGTTTATTGAGAAATTAGATGAATGGATGGCTTCAGGCCAAAAACGTTTCGCTGTTCTTCATTTAAATTTGGAGCGGTTTAAGTTTATTAATGATACGTTAGGCTATGAGGTAGGCGACCAGCTGTTAACGCTTATCTCGAATCGTTTAAATAAGACGGTTGAGCAAAAAGCGTTCCTAGCTCGAATCGGTGGTGACGAATTTGCCTTAGGGCTCCCAAACATCAAGAGTACAGAAGAGACATTTGAACTTGCAAAGTCGATCATAAATACCATTGAAAAGCCGTTGTTTGTTGAGGACTATGAGCTATATGTGACAACGAGCATTGGAATCAGCTTTTACCCGATTGATGGCAAAGACGCTCAAAGCTTGTTCAAAAATGCCAGTATAGCCCTACATAAGGCAAAGGAAGATGGAACTAGCGCATGGAATGTGTTTTCACCGGTTCTAAATATTGAATCCTTCAAGCAGTATTCTTTAGAAAAGGATTTGCGAAAAGCGTTTATGAACGACGAGTTTTTTCTTGAATACCAACCAAAAGTTGATCCAAAAACTGAGGTGATTAAAGGGGCTGAAGCTTTAATTCGTTGGGAGCATCCAGAGTGGGGCCAAGTCTCTCCTGCTGAATTTTTGCCATTGGCAGAAGAGAGTGGTCTTAATACTCGAATGAGTGATTGGGTGTTTGAGCAAGTTTGCCAGCAAATTAACATCTGGGAGAAACAAGGGTATGAACTGGTTCCAATCTCGATTAATGTATCACCGAATCGACTGCTTATGCCGGGGTTTGTAAGTGACGTTTTCGCAGTCATCAAAAACACAGGAATCGACCCGAAATGGATTGAGCTTGAAATCACTGAAGAAACCATCATAAAAAATATCGAAACAGCGAAGAGCGTTGTCAAGGAGTTAAAGGAAGCAGGGATAAAGCTTTCACTTGATGACTTTTGCTCCGGTTACTCATCGCTTTCCTATTTAAATGAATTAGATATAGATTCATTTAAGTTTGATAAATCATTTATTGCCAACCTGACAGAGGATAATAAAAAAACGAGAGGGATCATAAAAAGCCTACTCGTATTAGCGGATGAGCTTGAGCTCACCGTTGTCGCCGAAGGGGTGGAAACCAATGAACAATTGACATTCCTTCGCCAACGAGAATGTCCGCTCATTCAAGGGTATATTTATAGTAAATCCGTACCGGCAGCTCGCTTTGCACCGATGCTGAAAAACAAAATTCTAAAAGCAACATCGGCACTAGCAGCAAAAACACAAATCGAAAATCGCCGTAAGTTTTACCGTATTAATTTTACAAATCCTTTAGCTTCAACGATGACCATTGTCCAGTTTAAAGGTAACAATGTACAACTAGGGAAATCGAGGTCTTTAATTGAGGACATGAGTTTAGGTGGGCTTCGCTTTACAGCAGAGATCAATCTCCCGGTGCGCTCAGATGTTATTTTGGAATTTACAACGAAAATTCTAGGCGAAGAAATATCTGTTCGTGGTTTTATCGTCTGGAAGCAGGAGGCCCATGAAGACTTGTTCCAATATGGCCTTCAGTTCATCACGACTGAAAAAGAACGCGAC
- a CDS encoding DUF421 domain-containing protein: MDFWTGAEDLSIIGFLIRGVIVYAYIFIVIKILGQRSMVSFHPIDFIFAVIIGDVVGEPLSSGDIALGGPLAAASLIAGLHLVLSYLALKDERIRRVVDAEPIIIIRKGQILVNELRKAKLTVESMMMDLRLNQASDLAEIDYAILEPNGQISVIKKSKFGGLTPDDMKQTLPDKGFPSILVLEGRMNKPKMEQLGLSTEEVEKLAEQHGFKNSKEIFLMTIDERGGIYACGEEHSGRVMPGS; the protein is encoded by the coding sequence GTGGATTTTTGGACGGGTGCAGAGGATTTGTCAATCATAGGCTTTTTAATACGTGGAGTCATTGTCTATGCTTATATCTTTATCGTCATAAAAATACTAGGTCAGCGTTCAATGGTATCATTTCATCCAATTGATTTTATCTTTGCGGTCATCATTGGGGATGTTGTCGGTGAGCCATTATCGAGTGGTGATATTGCGCTCGGCGGCCCGTTAGCCGCTGCATCGTTAATTGCGGGCTTACATTTAGTGTTGAGTTATCTAGCTTTAAAGGATGAACGTATTCGTCGAGTTGTTGATGCCGAACCAATCATCATCATTAGAAAAGGTCAAATACTCGTTAATGAGCTACGTAAAGCAAAGCTTACGGTTGAGTCAATGATGATGGATTTGCGTTTAAATCAAGCAAGTGATCTTGCAGAAATAGATTATGCGATTCTTGAACCAAATGGACAGATTAGTGTGATCAAAAAATCGAAGTTTGGTGGATTAACCCCAGATGATATGAAACAGACGTTGCCTGATAAAGGTTTTCCATCGATTCTAGTACTAGAAGGACGTATGAACAAGCCAAAGATGGAGCAGTTAGGACTATCGACTGAAGAAGTAGAGAAGCTTGCTGAGCAACATGGCTTCAAAAATAGTAAAGAAATATTCTTAATGACGATTGATGAACGTGGTGGGATCTACGCCTGTGGTGAAGAACATAGTGGTAGAGTGATGCCGGGCTCATAG
- a CDS encoding YjcZ family sporulation protein, producing MFGPGFGAAAGATAGLGAAPVAGPTAPLAGAALGAGYGAVTPDHGVGHGYGYGAGPVGGYGAGFGAGRDFALIVVLFILLIIIGATITPVK from the coding sequence ATGTTTGGACCTGGTTTCGGTGCCGCAGCAGGCGCTACAGCAGGGCTTGGTGCAGCTCCAGTAGCGGGACCCACAGCTCCTCTTGCTGGTGCAGCTCTAGGTGCAGGTTATGGTGCAGTTACTCCTGATCACGGTGTCGGTCATGGCTATGGTTATGGCGCAGGACCAGTAGGAGGCTACGGAGCAGGATTTGGAGCAGGTCGAGACTTTGCTTTAATTGTCGTGTTGTTTATTTTATTGATCATTATCGGTGCAACGATCACACCAGTTAAATAA
- a CDS encoding SDR family NAD(P)-dependent oxidoreductase: MSRLDGKVALITGGAGGIGKVTAKTFLKEGAKVVLVDLSEQALQEAKAELDAHGDVEIVQADVSKEDDVKNYVKKTVDRFGTIDIFFNNAGIEGKVAPLVEQKLEDFDQVMSVNVRGVFLGLQHVLPIMTKQGHGSVINTSSVAGLNGSPNVSPYITSKHAVVGLTKAAAVEVANANVRVNSIHPSPVNTRMMRSLEAGFSPENAEAAQAELEKSIPLGRYGESSDIAQLVLFLASDESTFITGSQYRIDGGMAAL, from the coding sequence ATGAGTCGTTTAGATGGAAAAGTGGCATTAATTACTGGTGGCGCAGGTGGAATCGGAAAAGTAACAGCAAAAACGTTTCTAAAAGAAGGGGCAAAGGTTGTCTTAGTTGATTTAAGTGAACAAGCTTTACAAGAGGCTAAAGCAGAGTTAGATGCCCACGGTGACGTTGAGATTGTACAAGCTGATGTCTCGAAGGAAGACGATGTGAAAAATTATGTCAAAAAAACCGTGGATCGCTTTGGGACGATTGATATTTTCTTCAATAATGCTGGAATCGAAGGGAAGGTTGCTCCACTCGTAGAACAAAAGCTTGAGGACTTTGATCAAGTGATGTCTGTCAATGTTCGTGGCGTATTTTTAGGGTTACAGCATGTACTACCAATAATGACAAAGCAAGGGCATGGCAGTGTTATTAATACATCATCTGTCGCAGGGCTTAACGGCAGTCCGAATGTCTCGCCGTACATTACGTCAAAGCATGCGGTTGTTGGATTGACAAAAGCAGCGGCGGTTGAGGTCGCAAATGCAAATGTCCGCGTCAATTCAATCCATCCTTCACCTGTCAATACGCGAATGATGCGTTCGCTTGAAGCAGGCTTTAGCCCAGAAAATGCTGAAGCGGCTCAAGCAGAACTAGAAAAATCTATCCCACTTGGACGATATGGTGAATCAAGTGATATTGCTCAATTAGTACTCTTCCTTGCTTCCGATGAAAGCACATTTATTACTGGCTCTCAATATCGTATCGATGGTGGAATGGCCGCCCTATAG
- a CDS encoding uracil/xanthine transporter: MNDARASVTLLAGFQWLFFMFANTVVIPISVGEAFGLNQVEIVSAMQRSFMFTGIACILQGLIGHRYAIMEGQSGLWWGVILSLTATASTLPISLATIGGSIAVGAIFAGLLVSTLALFGLGDLLKKWFTPVVMFVFLLLLANQLIFIFLQGMLGLNESDHINVTVASFSIVLATLTIVLNIKGRGAISNLSLLIGMVVGWIGAFLLFPGEIATPVQASPFVSWWFPWGAPALEWGIVFTIVLTGLLNTTNTIATLKGAEDIYEQKTTAKQYRASLLLSGTYTSASGFLGLVPYAPYASSLGFLQSTGIKERAPFFLGSIFFILLGIIPSLTAFLATIPHSVGNTILFVAYLQLFGSALRNLEGLRFTPKTVYRIALPALLGMTIMNIPAEAFTTIPELARPLLSNGLLMGILCALLTEGIYHASAAKKTATTKVPGTM; encoded by the coding sequence ATGAATGATGCGCGCGCCTCTGTAACGTTGTTGGCAGGGTTTCAGTGGCTTTTTTTTATGTTTGCAAACACAGTTGTAATTCCGATTTCTGTCGGTGAGGCGTTCGGTTTAAATCAGGTTGAGATCGTATCTGCGATGCAGCGGTCGTTTATGTTTACGGGTATCGCTTGTATCCTGCAAGGGCTGATCGGCCATCGCTATGCGATTATGGAAGGACAATCTGGTTTATGGTGGGGCGTGATTTTAAGCTTAACGGCAACCGCAAGCACGTTGCCTATCAGTCTAGCAACGATTGGCGGTAGTATTGCCGTCGGGGCGATTTTTGCTGGATTACTTGTCTCAACACTCGCTCTTTTTGGCTTAGGAGATCTTTTGAAAAAATGGTTTACACCGGTAGTCATGTTTGTTTTTCTATTATTGCTTGCCAACCAGCTTATTTTTATCTTTTTACAAGGGATGCTTGGCTTAAATGAGAGTGATCATATCAATGTGACTGTTGCTAGTTTTTCGATTGTGCTAGCTACGCTAACGATCGTACTTAATATAAAGGGAAGAGGGGCAATCAGTAACCTGTCGCTCCTTATTGGAATGGTCGTCGGTTGGATCGGAGCGTTTCTCCTTTTTCCGGGTGAGATTGCAACACCAGTTCAAGCGTCACCATTTGTAAGTTGGTGGTTTCCATGGGGAGCTCCGGCACTCGAGTGGGGGATCGTCTTTACGATTGTATTGACGGGACTATTAAATACGACAAATACAATTGCGACATTAAAAGGGGCAGAGGATATTTACGAACAAAAAACAACAGCAAAGCAATACCGAGCTTCACTGCTGCTTTCTGGGACGTATACATCAGCTTCAGGTTTTCTTGGCTTAGTCCCTTATGCACCGTATGCATCTTCATTAGGTTTCTTACAATCTACCGGGATTAAAGAGAGAGCACCATTCTTTTTAGGTTCTATCTTTTTTATCCTATTAGGCATCATTCCGTCGTTAACTGCATTTCTAGCAACGATCCCGCATAGCGTAGGTAACACGATTCTATTTGTTGCCTATTTGCAACTCTTCGGTTCAGCATTGCGGAATTTGGAAGGCTTACGTTTTACGCCAAAAACGGTCTATCGAATTGCATTACCGGCGTTACTTGGTATGACGATTATGAACATTCCAGCTGAAGCTTTCACAACAATCCCCGAGCTTGCGCGACCGTTGCTATCTAACGGGTTGTTAATGGGCATCTTATGTGCGCTTCTAACAGAAGGCATTTACCACGCCAGTGCAGCTAAAAAAACGGCAACAACTAAGGTGCCTGGCACCATGTAG
- a CDS encoding OsmC family protein, which yields MTTEVSTAKHKVIIDEVAQMGGKDSGANPLETLLASLAGCKNATANAVAREMEFDLKGITFTIEGEFDPRGFKGDSSVRTYFETVWIEANVSTSEPEERVKDLQRQVEQRCPVYNLLKAANVTLHDTWSKA from the coding sequence ATGACAACAGAGGTGTCAACAGCAAAGCATAAGGTGATCATTGATGAAGTCGCGCAAATGGGTGGGAAGGATAGCGGTGCCAATCCACTAGAAACATTGCTCGCTTCCTTAGCTGGTTGTAAAAATGCGACAGCGAATGCAGTGGCAAGGGAAATGGAGTTTGATCTTAAAGGGATTACGTTTACAATCGAAGGTGAGTTTGACCCGCGCGGTTTTAAGGGTGATTCATCCGTACGGACGTATTTTGAAACCGTTTGGATTGAAGCAAACGTTTCAACTAGTGAACCAGAGGAACGAGTGAAAGATTTGCAAAGGCAGGTTGAACAACGCTGTCCTGTATACAACTTGTTAAAGGCGGCAAATGTTACGCTGCATGATACATGGTCAAAAGCGTAA
- a CDS encoding GDSL-type esterase/lipase family protein has product MHVTYTALGDSLTTGVGAFFSLGFVKRYARMLEHLYHVPVAVKSKGKAGLTSAELLARLRRIDTRNAIAEADLITITIGGNDLLQAYRRGYHLHALEHSVNQFAVNLQLILAEIKAIKALSPKKSYRIQLIGLYNPFPKHPYSDYFIHKYNNILKSYHSNLINYVDIYPLFEQNHAYLLSFDYHPNSKGYQVIAEQALATLQGYR; this is encoded by the coding sequence ATGCACGTTACGTATACCGCGTTAGGAGACTCGTTAACGACCGGTGTTGGCGCCTTCTTTTCACTAGGGTTTGTGAAGCGCTATGCACGAATGCTCGAGCACCTCTACCACGTCCCAGTTGCTGTCAAGAGTAAAGGGAAGGCAGGTCTCACCTCAGCCGAATTACTTGCACGCTTACGAAGAATCGATACTCGTAACGCCATTGCCGAGGCTGACCTGATCACGATTACGATCGGAGGCAATGACCTTCTGCAAGCGTATCGAAGGGGCTATCATCTGCACGCCCTTGAACACAGTGTTAACCAATTTGCGGTTAACCTACAGCTCATTTTAGCTGAAATCAAAGCGATCAAAGCTCTGTCACCAAAAAAATCATATAGAATTCAGCTCATAGGCTTATATAATCCTTTTCCAAAGCATCCATACAGTGATTATTTTATCCACAAGTACAATAACATCCTCAAAAGCTATCATTCCAACCTTATAAACTATGTTGATATTTATCCTCTATTTGAGCAAAACCACGCGTACCTGCTGTCATTTGATTATCACCCAAATAGCAAAGGCTATCAAGTGATCGCCGAGCAAGCATTGGCTACACTTCAAGGGTACAGGTAA
- a CDS encoding response regulator transcription factor, translating into MEPANVEATFHDSQPQAFVIYHDDASENICETIKKIHNAYAHAKVLLLSTALEQSELRTFISHGLTAVLYLDGFKQTVHQAIDVIEHGYYYFDNKVITFILNDYQNMLKGDQSEAAPLVRERFSGREMEVLQLLANGWSNQAIANALYLSKYTVYNHVRNIIMKMGVQDRTTAAVYAIKHQLVSLSDSTIKDPTSPKKMAVK; encoded by the coding sequence GTGGAACCGGCAAATGTTGAAGCAACATTTCATGATTCGCAGCCTCAAGCATTTGTTATCTATCATGATGATGCGAGTGAGAATATCTGTGAGACGATCAAAAAGATACATAATGCGTATGCTCATGCAAAGGTTTTGTTGCTTTCAACGGCACTTGAACAAAGTGAATTGCGTACATTCATTTCGCATGGATTAACAGCGGTTTTATATCTAGATGGGTTTAAACAGACCGTACATCAAGCTATCGATGTGATTGAACATGGTTACTATTACTTCGATAACAAGGTGATCACATTCATATTAAATGATTACCAAAACATGCTAAAGGGCGATCAGAGTGAAGCAGCCCCATTAGTAAGAGAACGATTTTCAGGACGTGAAATGGAAGTCCTGCAATTACTTGCCAATGGGTGGAGTAATCAGGCGATTGCAAATGCTCTTTATTTAAGCAAATATACTGTCTATAACCACGTCAGAAACATCATTATGAAAATGGGTGTACAAGACCGGACAACAGCTGCTGTCTATGCCATCAAGCATCAATTAGTCAGCCTGAGTGATAGTACGATAAAAGATCCCACATCACCTAAAAAAATGGCTGTAAAATAG
- a CDS encoding RNA polymerase sigma factor, with product MSANIKREISDWYNEYSDSIFKYILMMIHDHHQAEDLTHDTFIKAYRNYHSFQKKSNPKTWLFSIAHNVTVDYIRKKKPIHVIKEILAANKDSGPTPDEIVELKENSHELYQALGNLKQAYREVIIIRKIKGFSTKETTEILNWSESKVKTTLYRAMTALEKQMVKEGDHHEKTTG from the coding sequence TTGTCAGCTAACATAAAAAGAGAAATTAGCGATTGGTATAACGAGTACAGTGACTCGATCTTCAAATACATTTTGATGATGATTCATGATCATCATCAAGCAGAAGACTTAACCCATGATACGTTTATAAAAGCTTATCGAAATTATCATTCCTTCCAAAAGAAGTCGAATCCGAAAACTTGGCTGTTTAGCATTGCGCATAATGTAACGGTCGACTACATCCGGAAGAAGAAACCGATTCATGTTATTAAAGAAATCCTTGCTGCGAACAAAGATTCAGGGCCTACCCCTGATGAAATTGTTGAGTTAAAGGAAAACTCTCATGAACTATATCAGGCGTTAGGAAATTTAAAACAAGCTTATCGTGAAGTGATTATTATTCGCAAAATAAAGGGGTTTAGTACAAAAGAGACAACTGAAATTTTAAATTGGTCGGAAAGTAAAGTGAAGACGACCCTCTACAGGGCGATGACAGCATTAGAAAAACAAATGGTAAAGGAGGGCGATCACCATGAGAAAACAACTGGATAA
- a CDS encoding methyl-accepting chemotaxis protein translates to MNVEQQEESPNEGVEVEMKFYSNLKLRNKLFLIFAAVLMIFALAFIAIFNNLSNISTETEALERRGERAVIVTDIASLVRSKYIQINDYARTGTYDEERYRELRDRTAEYLTTIEDRMHTEEQQQLYDMLVHHNSRFNSIASLILSNENMSLLSDLEYVRQEAVSTALELQDIVINQMEYAATQAQGAVERSQVVMLTSFIIAAILGSLLFVLFSLSLAKQLNRVVSVAERISEGDLQVDKLKSDSKDEIGTLGASMNKMGDSLRTLLQQITMTSEQVAASSQQLTASSAETSKATEEITDAIQTVASGAESQVTHSRKANDVVTDMTSGIQQIASNIQTVNQSSLVASQKSEDGTEVITKTIAQMDEINEKTGEVSEVIGELGNKSGEIGNIVSLITDVAEQTNLLALNAAIEAARAGEHGKGFAVVADEVRKLAEQTSQSARQINDLVEDIRDDITKSVETMKAGRQAVDGGIEFVNEASQGFTSISSSVSEVTNQLQEVSAAIEQISSGTQTMVDTMSEVSTVAEDTAGYSQTVAASAEEQNASMEEISSAAATLSNMAEELQQAVARFRI, encoded by the coding sequence GTGAACGTAGAGCAACAAGAAGAAAGTCCTAATGAAGGAGTAGAGGTTGAGATGAAATTTTATAGTAATTTAAAACTACGCAACAAATTATTTTTAATCTTTGCTGCTGTGTTGATGATTTTTGCACTAGCATTTATAGCAATTTTTAATAATTTATCGAATATCAGCACAGAAACAGAGGCATTAGAACGTCGAGGTGAGCGTGCGGTGATCGTAACTGATATCGCTAGCTTGGTTCGTTCGAAGTATATCCAAATTAACGACTATGCCCGAACAGGGACATACGACGAGGAACGGTACCGCGAGTTGCGAGATCGAACGGCGGAGTATTTAACAACGATTGAAGATCGCATGCATACAGAAGAGCAGCAACAGCTTTATGATATGCTCGTTCATCATAATAGTCGGTTTAATAGCATTGCATCACTTATCCTAAGTAATGAAAATATGTCATTATTGAGTGATCTTGAATATGTCAGACAAGAAGCAGTTAGCACCGCGCTTGAACTCCAAGATATCGTTATTAATCAAATGGAATATGCAGCAACTCAAGCGCAGGGAGCAGTGGAGCGCTCACAGGTGGTTATGTTGACTTCTTTTATTATTGCAGCCATCCTTGGTTCACTTCTATTCGTTTTATTTAGCTTAAGCCTTGCAAAACAACTAAACCGTGTCGTGTCCGTTGCTGAGAGGATCAGTGAAGGTGACCTTCAAGTTGACAAGCTTAAATCGGATTCAAAAGATGAAATTGGAACGTTAGGCGCTTCTATGAATAAAATGGGCGACAGTTTACGTACATTGCTACAGCAAATTACAATGACATCCGAGCAAGTCGCTGCATCTTCACAGCAATTAACGGCAAGTTCAGCGGAGACAAGCAAGGCGACAGAAGAAATTACTGATGCGATTCAAACGGTGGCCAGTGGTGCTGAATCACAAGTAACTCATTCGCGAAAAGCCAATGATGTCGTTACCGATATGACGAGTGGCATTCAGCAAATAGCTAGTAACATCCAAACCGTCAATCAGTCGTCACTCGTTGCCTCACAAAAATCAGAAGATGGCACAGAAGTGATTACTAAAACGATTGCACAAATGGATGAGATTAACGAAAAGACAGGTGAAGTGTCAGAGGTGATCGGTGAGCTTGGCAACAAGTCAGGGGAAATTGGTAACATTGTCTCGCTCATTACCGATGTAGCGGAACAAACGAATCTATTAGCCCTCAATGCGGCGATTGAAGCTGCTAGAGCAGGTGAACACGGCAAAGGCTTTGCGGTAGTTGCTGATGAGGTTCGTAAACTAGCGGAACAAACAAGTCAGTCCGCACGTCAAATTAATGATTTAGTCGAAGATATTAGAGATGATATCACAAAGTCTGTTGAAACGATGAAAGCTGGTCGTCAGGCAGTTGATGGCGGAATCGAGTTTGTTAATGAAGCGAGTCAAGGATTTACTAGCATTTCCTCATCTGTATCAGAAGTGACGAATCAATTACAAGAGGTTTCGGCAGCGATCGAACAGATTTCTTCAGGAACGCAGACAATGGTAGACACGATGAGTGAAGTGTCAACGGTTGCAGAGGACACAGCCGGTTATTCACAAACCGTTGCTGCGTCTGCAGAAGAACAAAATGCTTCAATGGAGGAGATCTCCTCAGCAGCGGCCACACTTTCAAACATGGCCGAAGAGCTCCAACAAGCGGTTGCTCGTTTTCGAATTTAA
- a CDS encoding CBO0543 family protein, with protein sequence MHVLTAIISIIAVYFWGDWRNWEKYHTTMLFYALGNLAYNFLTANYFLWRMDADFISNHTLTEMLYTFIVFPATIILFLGNYPKGLIKQVLHNIQWIAIYAVWEYVFSLTGHIEYQYGWSFWWSVFFLCFMFPLFKLHERKPLVAYVLAALIAVTFIWLFDVPVHVPVEERGQ encoded by the coding sequence ATGCATGTACTAACTGCGATTATTAGTATTATTGCCGTTTATTTCTGGGGAGATTGGCGCAATTGGGAAAAATACCATACAACAATGCTTTTTTATGCGCTTGGGAACCTTGCGTATAATTTTTTGACAGCGAATTACTTTCTGTGGCGAATGGATGCTGATTTTATTTCAAATCATACGCTGACGGAGATGTTGTATACGTTTATCGTTTTCCCGGCAACGATTATTCTTTTCCTCGGGAATTATCCAAAAGGGTTGATAAAACAGGTACTTCATAACATTCAGTGGATTGCGATTTATGCTGTATGGGAGTATGTATTTTCATTGACAGGTCATATTGAATATCAATATGGTTGGTCATTTTGGTGGTCAGTTTTCTTTTTGTGTTTTATGTTCCCTTTGTTTAAATTACATGAGCGAAAGCCTTTGGTTGCGTATGTTTTGGCAGCTTTAATTGCTGTGACTTTTATTTGGTTATTTGACGTTCCGGTTCATGTGCCTGTTGAGGAGAGAGGGCAATGA